A DNA window from Helianthus annuus cultivar XRQ/B chromosome 15, HanXRQr2.0-SUNRISE, whole genome shotgun sequence contains the following coding sequences:
- the LOC110901339 gene encoding uncharacterized protein LOC110901339, whose amino-acid sequence MTDTNEDEATQQERLKTMISEEIGRPMQASIPHLAQEVEGHVLEVVETMMAGKMEELKGMISEVQGKKGTRKCTYKEFMACNPLPFKGEIDPIACQRWIASTEAVFIRSHCEKEDQVMFATGLLQLQAKDWWDVYSKEIGEEKVQVLTWQEFKEPFLMYHRPQSAIDKIQEDFLHLRQKDETIDEITNVFLDKLKFCKDIAGTERMKINRYYGMLKAEYREFIIPAKCETLNELIDLARDREIEIRRQAERGEKRVSENVSSSSPSKKPKFQDQSKKDKAKGSVPKCKTCGKLHTGECLKGKKGCYNCGQEGHPYYRCPNPSRTCYNCFQPGHIKAECPKLQQKTDKEARKEEAPRAKGRMFQITTEEAKDHPNVVSGIFSLNSMPTYVLFDTGASRSFVSSELVSHPSFKIERLHVPLEVEIADSKSYLLHEVCRD is encoded by the coding sequence ATGACGGATACGAATGAGGATGAAGCCACGCAACAAGAGCGACTGAAAACTATGATCTCGGAAGAGATTGGAAGGCCAATGCAAGCAAGTATTCCTCATTTAGCCCAAGAAGTAGAAGGTCATGTGCTGGAAGTGGTAGAAACAATGATGGCGGGTAAGATGGAAGAGTTGAAGGGAATGATTAGCGAAGTGCAAGGAAAGAAAGGAACTCGCAAATGCACATACAAAGAATTTATGGCGTGCAACCCGTTACCGTTCAAAGGAGAAATTGATCCTATAGCATGCCAAAGGTGGATTGCAAGTACTGAAGCGGTGTTCATAAGGAGTCATTGTGAGaaggaggatcaagtgatgttcgCCACCGGTTTGCTACAACTCCAAgctaaagattggtgggatgTTTATAGTAAAGAGATTGGGGAAGAAAAAGTTCAAGTCTTGACATGGCAAGAGTTCAAGGAACCTTTTCTAATGTACCACCGTCCGCAATCTGCCATTGACAAGATCCAAGAAGATTTCTTACATCTTCGTCAGAAAGATGAAACCATTGATGAAATCACCAACGTGTTCCTTGACAAGCTGAAGTTCTGTAAAGATATAGCAGGAACGGAAAGAATGAAGATAAACCGTTATTACGGTATGTTGAAGGCTGAATATCGGGAGTTCATAATTCCCGCTAAATGTGAAACTTTGAATGAGCTCATTGACTTGGCCCGAGATAGGGAGATTGAAATAAGAAGACAAGCAGAAAGAGGCGAAAAGAGAGTATCTGAAAATGTTTCTAGCTCGAGCCCTTCAAAGAAACCAAAATTTCAAGATCAAAGCAAGAAGGATAAGGCGAAGGGTAGTGTTCCGAAATGCAAAACGTGTGGAAAGTTACACACGGGGGAGTGTTTGAAAGGGAAGAAGGGCTGTTACAATTGTGGTCAAGAGGGACACCCATATTATAGGTGTCCTAATCCTTCAAGAACGTGTTACAACTGTTTCCAACCGGGTCATATTAAGGCTGAGTGTCCCAAGCTTCAACAGAAAACCGATAAGGAAGCAAGAAAGGAGGAAGCCCCAAGAGCTAAGGGGAGGATGTTTCAGATCACAACCGAGGAAGCGAAGGACCACCCGAATGTTGTAtcaggtatattctcattgaacTCGATGCCTACGTACGtgttatttgataccggtgccaGTAGATCGTTTGTATCAAGTGAATTAGTGTCACACCCCTCCTTTAAAATCGAAAGACTGCATGTACCATTAGAAGTAGAAATAGCCGATAGTAAGAGTTATTTGTTGCACGAAGTTTGTAGAGATTGA
- the LOC110898725 gene encoding MADS-box protein SVP, whose protein sequence is MMAREKIKIKKIDNATARQVTFSKRRRGLFKKAEELSVLCDADVAIIIFSSTGKLFHYSSSSMKEILERHSLHSKNIEKLDQPSLELQLVEDVNYAKLSKEVAERTLQLRRLRGEELHRLSIEELHQLEKSLEAGLGRVVAKKSEVIMKEINHLQEKEMQLMAENDRLRQEMLKVSNARKQIHTEMANVIGEDGQSSESVTNISNSAGPSQDYESSYTSLKLGLPYTG, encoded by the exons ATGATGGCTAGGGAAAAAATAAAGATTAAAAAGATTGATAATGCTACTGCAAGGCAGGTGACCTTCTCAAAGAGGAGAAGAGGGTTGTTCAAGAAAGCTGAAGAGCTTTCTGTACTTTGTGATGCTGATGTTGCTATTATCATCTTCTCTTCTACTGGCAAACTTTTTCACTACTCTAGCTCAAG CATGAAAGAAATACTTGAAAGGCATAGCTTGCATTCAAAAAACATTGAGAAGCTTGACCAACCATCACTTGAATTGCAG CTCGTTGAAGACGTTAATTATGCCAAATTAAGCAAAGAAGTTGCTGAAAGAACTCTTCAATTAAG GCGGTTGAGGGGGGAGGAGCTCCATCGTTTAAGTATCGAAGAGCTGCACCAGCTGGAGAAGTCCCTTGAAGCTGGATTGGGTCGGGTTGTTGCAAAAAAG AGTGAGGTGATCATGAAAGAGATTAACCATCTTCAAGAAAAG GAAATGCAACTCATGGCAGAGAATGACCGCCTCAGACAAGAA ATGTTAAAGGTATCTAATGCTCGAAAACAAATTCATACTGAGATGGCGAATGTAATTGGTGAAGACGGTCAATCATCAGAATCTGTTACCAACATTTCCAACTCTGCTGGTCCTTCTCAAGACTATGAGAGCTCCTATACATCCCTCAAGTTGGG GCTACCTTACACAGGCTGA